The proteins below come from a single Hippocampus zosterae strain Florida chromosome 5, ASM2543408v3, whole genome shotgun sequence genomic window:
- the LOC127601488 gene encoding phosphatidylinositol 4-phosphate 5-kinase type-1 alpha-like, giving the protein MATAGGTADPGSTVPTGTSVIFKGGPSEMPGSSGTAQSMKKTIGHRGVETTTGETTYKKTTSSALKGAIQLGITHTVGSLSQKAERDVLMQDFVVVESIFFPSEGSNLTPAHHYSDFRFKTYAPIAFRYFRELFGIRPDDYLYSLCNEPLIELSNPGASGSLFYVSSDDEFIIKTVQHKEAEFLQKLLPGYFMNINQNKRTLLPKFYGLYCVQAGGKNIRIVVMNNLLPRIIPMHLKYDMKGSTYKRRASPKEREKAVPTYKDLDFIQDLPDGLQLEADNYNALSKTIQRDCLLLQSFKIMDYSLLMGIHNMDQANRERAGGYSGDSGGSDGAVTPDQRRPQAQKSLYCTAMESIQGEARGKGALDSEDHMGGIPARNGKGERLLIYIGIIDILQSYRFVKRLEHSWKALVHDGDTVSVHRPGFYADRFQQFMCNTVFKKIPLRPSPSKKSRGGGQGGLRRAPTLGAPTPLSHTTGHSAMDPRLVYRAHFKSTESEADSVQLGRPDLVPRTPPLHDNPAECEANLSTSSVGSLELASSPPLRSVGVEVHKSAHTDYEQGAFHSFEIEGSADNSGHLSGSEDVVSLSDIIPETNINF; this is encoded by the exons ATGGCGACTGCTGGTGGAACAGCAGACCCGGGATCAACAGTTCCGACAG gGACAAGTGTCATCTTCAAAGGAGGCCCTTCGGAG ATGCCCGGCTCCTCAGGCACCGCTCAGAGTATGAAAAAGACCATCGGCCACCGGGGCGTTGAGACCACCACCGGAGAGACTACCTACAAAAAG ACAACTTCCTCTGCCCTCAAAGGTGCCATTCAGTTGGGCATTACTCACACGGTCGGCAGCTTGAGTCAGAAAGCCGAGAGGGATGTACTCATGCAAGATTTTGTGGTCGTTGAAAGCATCTTTTTCCCCAG TGAAGGCAGTAACCTGACTCCAGCTCATCACTACAGCGATTTCCGTTTTAAGACCTACGCTCCCATTGCCTTCCGTTATTTCAGAGAGCTGTTTGGCATTCGGCCCGATGACtacctg tattcTCTGTGTAATGAGCCACTGATTGAGCTGTCCAACCCCGGAGCCAGTGGATCGCTCTTCTATGTCTCCAGCGATGACGAGTTTATCATTAAAACTGTTCAGCACAAAGAGGCAGAGTTTCTCCAGAAGCTACTTCCTGGATACTTCATG AACATAAACCAAAACAAGCGCACACTGCTGCCCAAGTTCTACGGACTGTACTGCGTCCAAGCAGGGGGCAAGAATATTCGCATAGTTGTTATGAACAATCTCCTACCCCGGATAATCCCCATGCACCTCAAATACGACATGAAAGGATCCACTTACAAGAGACGGGCGTCGccgaaggagagagagaaagctgtTCCCACGTACAAAGACCTCGACTTTATCCAGGATTTGCCTGATGGCCTGCAGCTGGAAGCAGACAATTACAACGCTCTTAGCAAGACAATACAGAGGGACTGCCTG CTCTTGCAGAGTTTCAAGATCATGGATTACAGTCTCTTGATGGGCATTCACAACATGGATCAGGCCAATCGGGAGCGAGCTGGGGGTTATTCGGGGGACAGTGGTGGGTCGGATGGAGCGGTGACCCCGGATCAGCGGCGGCCTCAAGCCCAGAAAAGTCTGTACTGTACAGCCATGGAGTCCATCCAGGGTGAGGCTCGTGGAAAGGGCGCGTTGGATTCTGAAGACCA CATGGGAGGCATTCCAGCTCGTAATGGAAAAGGAGAGCGGTTACTCATCTACATTGGCATCATAGACATCCTGCAGTCCTACAG ATTTGTTAAAAGGTTGGAACACTCCTGGAAGGCATTGGTGCATGATGGG GACACGGTTTCAGTTCACAGACCTGGCTTCTACGCAGACCGCTTCCAGCAGTTCATGTGCAATACAGTGTTCAAGAAAATTCCAT TAAGGCCTTCCCCATCTAAGAAGAGCCGTGGTGGAGGTCAAGGAGGTCTTAGGAGGGCTCCCACTTTGGGAGCTCCAACCCCACTCTCTCACACAACGGGGCATTCAGCCATGGACCCCAGACTGGTTTACCGCGCACATTTTAAAAGCACAGAGTCAGAAGCAGATAGTG TTCAGCTAGGCAGACCGGATTTGGTTCCCAGGACCCCACCGCTGCATGACAACCCTGCTGAGTGCGAGGCCAACCTCTCCACCTCGTCAGTAGGCAGCTTAGAACTtgcttcctctcctcctctaaG GTCTGTTGGGGTGGAGGTGCATAAATCAGCTCACACAGACTATGAACAAGGTGCTTTTCACAG CTTTGAGATTGAGGGCAGTGCAGACAATTCAGGCCACCTGTCCGGAAGTGAAGACGTAGTTTCATTGTCGGACATCATCCCAGAGACCAACATCAATTTT TAA
- the LOC127601491 gene encoding C-reactive protein-like: MEKLLVFMVMLASCYADTQDLSGKAFVFPRETNRDHVKLMTPKTSLSAVTVCFRFKTDLSRNYGLFSLATPGISNDFVLFKTNNNDVIRMHARDGGTDFLALSFPPNNWHTLCATWNSEDGISQLWVDGKPTIKRFIHSGEPISGKLSTVLGQEQDAYGGGFDANQSFIGMISRLHMWDYVLSPEEIQRYKADSNFTPGNVFNWRALDYEVVGNILVEPEVM; the protein is encoded by the exons atggagaaactcttggtTTTCATGGTGATGCTTGCATCTTGTTATGCAGATACACAAG ATCTTTCTGGCAAAGCCTTTGTCTTCCCGAGGGAGACGAACAGAGATCATGTGAAACTGATGACACCCAAAACATCCTTGAGTGCAGTCACCGTCTGTTTCAG ATTCAAGACAGATCTCAGCAGGAACTACGGCCTCTTTTCTCTGGCCACACCGGGGATCAGCAACGACTTTGTCCTCTTCAAGACAAACAACAACGACGTTATAAGGATGCATGCTCGAGACGGCGGCACTGACTTCTTGGCACTGTCTTTTCCTCCCAACAACTGGCATACATTGTGCGCCACCTGGAACTCCGAAGATGGCATTTCTCAGTTGTGGGTGGACGGTAAACCCACCATCAAGAGGTTTATCCATTCAGGGGAACCCATCAGCGGCAAGCTCAGCACAGTCCTGGGCCAAGAGCAAGACGCTTATGGGGGAGGCTTTGACGCCAATCAGTCCTTCATCGGCATGATCTCGCGACTTCACATGTGGGACTACGTCCTCTCTCCGGAGGAGATCCAACGCTACAAGGCCGACTCAAACTTCACCCCTGGGAACGTGTTCAACTGGAGAGCCCTGGACTATGAAGTAGTTGGCAACATTTTGGTGGAGCCAGAGGTCATGTAA
- the LOC127601493 gene encoding C-reactive protein-like: protein MEKLFVLTVMLASCCALTKDLSGKVFVFPKGTANDHVKLITPKTSFSAVTVCFRFVTDLTRNYVLFSLATPALSNDLVIFKLQTDNLRVHIRQGGTDFLSLSFPSNSWHTLCATWDSENGIAQLWMDGKPTIKRFIHSGQPITGKPSIILGQEQDKYEGGFDASQSFIGMISRLHMWDYVLSPKEIRRYEEDSNFTPGNVLNWRALDYEITGRVLVEDELTL, encoded by the exons ATGGAGAAACTCTTTGTTCTCACGGTGATGCTTGCATCATGTTGTGCACTCACCAAAG ATCTTTCTGGCAAAGTCTTTGTGTTCCCCAAGGGGACAGCCAATGATCATGTGAAATTGATCACACCCAAGACATCCTTCAGTGCAGTCACCGTCTGTTTCAG ATTTGTCACAGATCTCACCAGGAACTATGTCCTCTTCTCTCTGGCCACACCGGCGCTCAGCAATGATTTAGTCATCTTCAAGCTCCAAACGGACAACCTGAGAGTTCACATTCGGCAAGGCGGCACGGACTTCCTGTCGCTGTCTTTTCCTTCCAACTCCTGGCATACATTGTGCGCCACCTGGGACTCTGAAAATGGAATTGCCCAATTGTGGATGGACGGCAAGCCCACCATCAAGAGGTTTATCCACTCTGGGCAGCCCATCACGGGCAAGCCGAGCATCATCCTCGGCCAAGAGCAGGACAAATATGAGGGAGGCTTTGATGCCTCTCAATCTTTCATTGGCATGATCTCGCGACTTCACATGTGGGACTACGTCCTGTCTCCAAAGGAGATCCGACGCTACGAGGAAGATTCAAACTTCACCCCGGGGAACGTCCTCAACTGGAGAGCCTTAGACTATGAAATCACCGGCAGAGTTTTGGTGGAAGATGAGCTCACGTTGTAG
- the LOC127601489 gene encoding serum amyloid P-component-like isoform X2 yields MEKLLVFMVMLASCYADTQDLSGKAFVFQSRTATDHVKLMTPKTSLSALTVCLRFKTDLTRNYALFSVATPAHTNDFLLFKNTEEGDMKVHVRDAGADFMALSVPPNAWHTVCTTWNSEDGTSQLWVDGKPTIKKFIYSGQPISGKPSTVLGQDQDSYGGGFDASQSFVGTISRVHMWDYVLSPKEIHRYEQDTCFTPGNVFNWKALDYEVVGNILVEPEVM; encoded by the exons atggagaaactcttggtTTTCATGGTGATGCTTGCATCTTGTTATGCAGATACACAAG ATCTTTCTGGCAAAGCCTTTGTATTCCAGAGTCGGACTGCCACAGATCATGTGAAACTGATGACACCCAAAACATCCTTGAGTGCACTCACCGTCTGTCTCAG ATTCAAGACAGATCTCACCAGGAACTACGCCCTCTTCTCTGTGGCCACACCAGCGCACACCAACGACTTTCTGCTCTTCAAGAATACCGAAGAAGGCGATATGAAGGTGCATGTTCGAGACGCTGGCGCAGACTTCATGGCTCTGTCTGTTCCTCCCAACGCCTGGCACACCGTGTGCACTACCTGGAACTCTGAAGATGGCACTTCTCAGTTGTGGGTGGATGGCAAACCCACCATCAAAAAGTTTATCTATTCAGGGCAACCCATCAGCGGCAAGCCCAGCACAGTTCTGGGCCAAGACCAAGACTCTTACGGAGGAGGCTTTGACGCCAGTCAGTCCTTCGTCGGCACGATCTCGCGAGTTCATATGTGGGACTACGTCCTCTCTCCAAAGGAGATCCACCGCTATGAACAGGACACATGCTTCACCCCTGGGAACGTGTTCAACTGGAAAGCCCTCGACTATGAAGTAGTTGGCAACATTTTGGTGGAGCCAGAG GTCATGTAA
- the LOC127601489 gene encoding serum amyloid P-component-like isoform X1 → MEKLLVFMVMLASCYADTQDLSGKAFVFQSRTATDHVKLMTPKTSLSALTVCLRFKTDLTRNYALFSVATPAHTNDFLLFKNTEEGDMKVHVRDAGADFMALSVPPNAWHTVCTTWNSEDGTSQLWVDGKPTIKKFIYSGQPISGKPSTVLGQDQDSYGGGFDASQSFVGTISRVHMWDYVLSPKEIHRYEQDTCFTPGNVFNWKALDYEVVGNILVEPEVM, encoded by the exons atggagaaactcttggtTTTCATGGTGATGCTTGCATCTTGTTATGCAGATACACAAG ATCTTTCTGGCAAAGCCTTTGTATTCCAGAGTCGGACTGCCACAGATCATGTGAAACTGATGACACCCAAAACATCCTTGAGTGCACTCACCGTCTGTCTCAG ATTCAAGACAGATCTCACCAGGAACTACGCCCTCTTCTCTGTGGCCACACCAGCGCACACCAACGACTTTCTGCTCTTCAAGAATACCGAAGAAGGCGATATGAAGGTGCATGTTCGAGACGCTGGCGCAGACTTCATGGCTCTGTCTGTTCCTCCCAACGCCTGGCACACCGTGTGCACTACCTGGAACTCTGAAGATGGCACTTCTCAGTTGTGGGTGGATGGCAAACCCACCATCAAAAAGTTTATCTATTCAGGGCAACCCATCAGCGGCAAGCCCAGCACAGTTCTGGGCCAAGACCAAGACTCTTACGGAGGAGGCTTTGACGCCAGTCAGTCCTTCGTCGGCACGATCTCGCGAGTTCATATGTGGGACTACGTCCTCTCTCCAAAGGAGATCCACCGCTATGAACAGGACACATGCTTCACCCCTGGGAACGTGTTCAACTGGAAAGCCCTCGACTATGAAGTAGTTGGCAACATTTTGGTGGAGCCAGAGGTCATGTAA
- the LOC127601490 gene encoding serum amyloid P-component-like: MEKLLVFMVMLASCYADTQDLSGKVLVFPRETATDHVKLMTPKTSLSAYTICLRFKTDLSRNYVLFSLATPAMINDIVLFKTKDDGVIRVHTRDGFADFKSLSFPPNNWHTMCTTWDSQDGFGQLWMDGKSTEKKFIHSGQPISGKPISILGQEQDSYGGGFDATQSFVGMISRLHMWDRVLSPQEIQNYEDDSCFTPGNVFNWRALEHEVVGNILVEQEVM, translated from the exons atggagaaactcttggtTTTCATGGTGATGCTTGCATCTTGTTATGCAGATACACAAG ATCTTTCTGGCAAAGTCCTTGTCTTCCCGAGGGAGACTGCCACAGATCACGTGAAACTGATGACACCCAAAACATCCTTGAGTGCATACACCATCTGTCTCAG ATTCAAGACAGATCTCAGCAGGAACTACGTGCTCTTCTCTCTGGCCACACCGGCGATGATCAATGATATTGTGCTCTTCAAGACAAAAGATGACGGCGTTATAAGGGTGCACACTCGAGATGGTTTTGCAGACTTCAAGTCTCTGTCTTTTCCTCCCAACAACTGGCACACCATGTGCACCACCTGGGACTCTCAAGATGGCTTTGGTCAGTTGTGGATGGATGGCAAATCCACCGAGAAGAAGTTTATCCATTCAGGGCAACCCATCAGCGGCAAGCCCATCTCCATTCTGGGCCAAGAGCAAGACTCCTACGGGGGAGGCTTTGATGCCACTCAGTCCTTTGTTGGCATGATCTCGCGACTTCACATGTGGGACCGCGTCCTCTCTCCACAGGAGATCCAAAACTACGAGGACGACTCATGCTTCACCCCAGGGAACGTGTTCAACTGGAGAGCCCTCGAGCATGAAGTAGTTGGCAACATTTTGGTGGAGCAAGAGGTCATGTAA
- the LOC127601153 gene encoding 26S proteasome non-ATPase regulatory subunit 4-like isoform X1, translating to MHHNDALKRLDFKMVLESTMVCVDNSEYMRNGDFLPTRLQAQQDAVNIVCHSKTRSNPENNVGLITMANNCEVLTTLTPDTGRILSKLHAVQPRGNISFCTGIRVAHLALKHRQGKNHKMRIIAFVGSPVEDNEKELVKMAKRLKKEKVNVDIINFGEEEMNTEKLTVFINTLNGKEGSGSHLVTVPPGPSLADALLSSPILAGEGGAALGLGASDFEFGVDPSADPELALALRVSMEEQRQRQEDEARRATVASAAEAGIPSPVDESDDALLKMSVPSTDSAVPVLPDFSRMTEDEQIAYALQMSMQGSAAEFGAEDMDTGADMDSGETKDEEDYDVMQDPEFLQSVLENLPGVDPNNEAIRNAMGSLATQTGPKPDSKKNEEKKK from the exons ATGCACCACAATGACGCATTAAAGAgacttgacttcaagatggtgctGGAAAGTACTATGGTTTG TGTGGACAACAGTGAATACATGCGCAATGGAGATTTTCTGCCCACCAGACTGCAAGCTCAGCAGGATGCAGTTAATATTGTTTGTCACTCCAAGACTCGCAGCAACCCTGAAAACAACGTCGGCCTCATCACCATGGCAAA CAACTGTGAAGTCTTGACGACATTGACTCCAGACACAGGAAGGATACTCTCAAAACTGCATGCCGTGCAGCCTCGTGGAAACATCAGCTTCTGTACTGGCATCAGGGTAGCTCAT TTGGCATTGAAGCACAGACAGGGCAAAAACCACAAGATGCGTATCATTGCCTTCGTTGGCAGCCCAGTGGAGGACAACGAGAAAGAG ctggtcaaaatggcaaaacgcctgaagaaagaaaaagtgaatGTGGATATCATCAACTTTGGAGAAGAG GAAATGAACACCGAGAAGCTGACGGTCTTCATCAACACGCTGAATGGGAAAGAGGGCAGTGGCTCCCATCTGGTCACAGTACCTCCGGGACCCAGTCTGGCGGACGCTCTGCTATCCTCACCCATCCTCGCCGGAGAAGGCGGTGCCGCGTTGGGTTTGGGTGCCAGTGACTTTGAGTTTGGAGTGGATCCCAGTGCAGACCCAGAACTGGCCCTG GCTCTCAGGGTGTCGATGGAGGAGCAAAGACAAAGACAAGAGGATGAAGCCCGTAGGGCCACTGTGGCATCCGCTGCTGAAGCTGGCATTCCCTCCCCCGTTGAtg AGTCCGATGACGCCCTGTTAAAGATGTCAGTTCCAAGTACAGACTCTGCAGTACCCGTGTTGCCAGATTTCAGCCGCATGACAGAAGACGAGCAGATTGCATATGCTCTACAGATGTCCATGCAAGGATCAGCAGCAG AGTTTGGTGCTGAAGATATGGACACTGGTGCTGACATGGACTCTGGTGAGACCAag GATGAAGAAGACTATGACGTGATGCAGGATCCAGAGTTCCTTCAGAGCGTCCTGGAGAACCTTCCTGGCGTTGACCCGAACAATGAGGCCATCCGTAACGCCATGGGCTCCCTGGCAACGCAGACTGGGCCTAAACCCGATTCCAAGAAGAacgaggagaaaaagaaatga
- the LOC127601153 gene encoding 26S proteasome non-ATPase regulatory subunit 4-like isoform X2, translating into MEIFCPPDCKLSRMQLILFVTPRLAATLKTTSASSPWQMPGVCFLRSNCEVLTTLTPDTGRILSKLHAVQPRGNISFCTGIRVAHLALKHRQGKNHKMRIIAFVGSPVEDNEKELVKMAKRLKKEKVNVDIINFGEEEMNTEKLTVFINTLNGKEGSGSHLVTVPPGPSLADALLSSPILAGEGGAALGLGASDFEFGVDPSADPELALALRVSMEEQRQRQEDEARRATVASAAEAGIPSPVDESDDALLKMSVPSTDSAVPVLPDFSRMTEDEQIAYALQMSMQGSAAEFGAEDMDTGADMDSGETKDEEDYDVMQDPEFLQSVLENLPGVDPNNEAIRNAMGSLATQTGPKPDSKKNEEKKK; encoded by the exons ATGGAGATTTTCTGCCCACCAGACTGCAAGCTCAGCAGGATGCAGTTAATATTGTTTGTCACTCCAAGACTCGCAGCAACCCTGAAAACAACGTCGGCCTCATCACCATGGCAAA TGCCTGGTGTTTGTTTCCTGCGCAGCAACTGTGAAGTCTTGACGACATTGACTCCAGACACAGGAAGGATACTCTCAAAACTGCATGCCGTGCAGCCTCGTGGAAACATCAGCTTCTGTACTGGCATCAGGGTAGCTCAT TTGGCATTGAAGCACAGACAGGGCAAAAACCACAAGATGCGTATCATTGCCTTCGTTGGCAGCCCAGTGGAGGACAACGAGAAAGAG ctggtcaaaatggcaaaacgcctgaagaaagaaaaagtgaatGTGGATATCATCAACTTTGGAGAAGAG GAAATGAACACCGAGAAGCTGACGGTCTTCATCAACACGCTGAATGGGAAAGAGGGCAGTGGCTCCCATCTGGTCACAGTACCTCCGGGACCCAGTCTGGCGGACGCTCTGCTATCCTCACCCATCCTCGCCGGAGAAGGCGGTGCCGCGTTGGGTTTGGGTGCCAGTGACTTTGAGTTTGGAGTGGATCCCAGTGCAGACCCAGAACTGGCCCTG GCTCTCAGGGTGTCGATGGAGGAGCAAAGACAAAGACAAGAGGATGAAGCCCGTAGGGCCACTGTGGCATCCGCTGCTGAAGCTGGCATTCCCTCCCCCGTTGAtg AGTCCGATGACGCCCTGTTAAAGATGTCAGTTCCAAGTACAGACTCTGCAGTACCCGTGTTGCCAGATTTCAGCCGCATGACAGAAGACGAGCAGATTGCATATGCTCTACAGATGTCCATGCAAGGATCAGCAGCAG AGTTTGGTGCTGAAGATATGGACACTGGTGCTGACATGGACTCTGGTGAGACCAag GATGAAGAAGACTATGACGTGATGCAGGATCCAGAGTTCCTTCAGAGCGTCCTGGAGAACCTTCCTGGCGTTGACCCGAACAATGAGGCCATCCGTAACGCCATGGGCTCCCTGGCAACGCAGACTGGGCCTAAACCCGATTCCAAGAAGAacgaggagaaaaagaaatga
- the LOC127601215 gene encoding LOW QUALITY PROTEIN: serum amyloid P-component-like (The sequence of the model RefSeq protein was modified relative to this genomic sequence to represent the inferred CDS: deleted 1 base in 1 codon) codes for MKVHVRQGGADYMALSVPPNAWHNVCTTWNSEDGISQVWMDGKPTIKRFIYSGQPIRGKPSTVLGQDQDSYGGSFDATQSLVNMISRLHMWDYVLSPKEFRRYEGDSNFTPGNVLNWTALDYDIAGRLLVEDEFTLEV; via the exons ATGAAGGTGCATGTTCGACAGGGTGGCGCAGACTACATGGCTCTGTCTGTTCCTCCCAACGCCTGGCACAATGTGTGCACCACCTGGAACTCTGAAGATGGCATTTCTCAGGTGTGGATGGATGGCAAACCCACCATCAAGAGGTTTATCTATTCAGGGCAACCCATCAGGGGCAAGCCCAGCACAGTCCTGGGCCAAGACCAAGACTCT TACGGGGGAAGCTTCGATGCCACTCAGTCCTTGGTCAACATGATCTCACGACTTCACATGTGGGACTACGTCCTGTCTCCAAAGGAGTTCCGACGCTACGAGGGAGACTCAAACTTCACCCCGGGGAACGTGCTCAACTGGACAGCGTTAGACTATGACATTGCCGGCAGACTTTTGGTGGAAGATGAGTTCACTTTAGAAGTCTGA